A genomic window from Silene latifolia isolate original U9 population chromosome Y, ASM4854445v1, whole genome shotgun sequence includes:
- the LOC141633175 gene encoding isocitrate dehydrogenase [NADP], which produces MATFDKIKVANPIVEMDGDEMTRVIWQMIKDKLIFPFLELDIKYFDLGLPHRDATDDKVTVESAEATLKYNVAIKCATITPDEARMEEFKLKSMWRSPNGTIRNILNGTVFREPIMCKNVPRLVPGWTKPICIGRHAFGDQYRATDLVIKGAGKLKLVFVPEGKDEKTEMEVFDFTGNGGVALAMYNTDESIASFAEASMNLAYEKKWPLYLSTKNTILKKYDGRFKDIFQEVYESKWKTKYEEAGIWYEHRLIDDMVAYALKSEGGYVWACKNYDGDVQSDFLAQGFGSLGLMTSVLVCPDGKTIEAEAAHGTVTRHFRVHQKGGETSTNSIASIFAWTRGLAHRAKLDNNEKLLEFTEKLEAACIGVVESGKMTKDLALIIHGSKLARDKYLNTEEFIDAVAADLKTRL; this is translated from the exons ATGGCTACTTTCGATAAGATCAAGGTTGCCAATCCCATCGTTGAGATGGACG GTGATGAAATGACTCGTGTGATCTGGCAAATGATTAAAGACAAG CTAATCTTCCCATTTTTGGAATTAGACATCAAGTATTTCGATCTTGGTCTTCCGCATCGTGATGCCACTGATGACAAAGTTACTGTTGAAAGTGCCGAAGCAACTCTCAA GTACAATGTGGCAATCAAGTGTGCAACTATCACACCAG ATGAAGCACGTATGGAAGAATTTAAGCTGAAGAGCATGTGGAGAAGTCCAAACGGGACAATCAGAAATATTTTAAACG GCACCGTCTTCAGAGAACCTATTATGTGTAAAAATGTCCCTAGGCTTGTTCCAGGTTGGACAAAGCCCATATGTATTGGAAGACATGCATTTGGAGATCAGTACAGAGCAACCGATCTTGTCATTAAAGGAGCCGGGAAACTCAAACTAGTATTTG TTCCAGAAGGAAAGGACGAGAAAACAGAAATGGAGGTTTTTGACTTCACTGGAAATGGAGGTGTAGCTTTGGCCATGTACAACACTGATGAG TCAATTGCTTCATTTGCCGAAGCTTCAATGAATTTGGCTTATGAGAAAAAGTGGCCTCTTTATCTCAGCACAAAAAACACTATTCTTAAGAAATATGATGGAAG ATTCAAGGATATCTTTCAAGAAGTTTATGAAAGCAAGTGGAAGACTAAATATGAAGAAGCTGGAATCTG GTACGAGCACCGTCTCATTGATGACATGGTTGCTTATGCTCTCAAGAGTGAAGGAGGTTATGTATGGGCATGCAAGAACTATGATGGAGATGTGCAGAGTGATTTCTTAGCCCAAG GATTTGGCTCGCTGGGATTGATGACTTCAGTATTG GTTTGCCCTGATGGTAAGACAATCGAAGCTGAAGCTGCTCATGGCACAGTAACACGCCATTTCAGAGTTCACCAGAAGGGAGGTGAAACTAGCACCAACAGCATTGCCTCAATCTTTGCTTGGACCCGGGGCCTCGCTCACAG GGCTAAGCTGGATAACAATGAGAAACTCTTGGAGTTCACAGAGAAATTGGAAGCAGCTTGTATTGGAGTTGTTGAATCTGGGAAGATGACCAAGGATCTTGCTCTTATTATCCATGGATCAAA GCTTGCAAGAGACAAATATCTGAACACAGAAGAGTTCATAGACGCTGTAGCTGCTGATCTTAAAACAAGGCTGTGA